Proteins from a single region of Methanobrevibacter sp.:
- a CDS encoding formylmethanofuran dehydrogenase subunit A, with the protein MMEYILKNGIVYDPANEINGEKKDVMFKDGIIVDDVSADAKVLDVTDKIVMPAGIDPHAHVAGPKLVVGRLYRPEDSRRGVTQKTKVLRSESGFSIPSCPATGYRYSRLGYGTVVEAAMPPLEAKHTHEEIATIPQLDIPALPLFGNNWFVMEYAKDNNIEDIAAFVSAWLKISKGYGIKIVNPCGSEAWGWGMNVHGINDKAPYFDVTSKEVVIALAKANEMLNLPHSIHIHPNDLGHPGNVPTTLETMEAVKGIKKGSGAADVRDQIMHLCHLQFHSYTGNSWKDAASGAEEVAKYINKNDHVTCDVGQVTFDETTTMTADAPMEYDLFKLSGLKWTNKDIECETAAGIIPCIYSAKNPVNTLQWAIGLELFLHIDDPWKVCLTTDHPNAGPFTRYPRIISWLMSNQRRMEMIENREVHKWAEKRTTLATLDREYDFYDIATITRSAPAKIYGFQDRGALTPGYRADIAVYDINPNEIDPSRQAAEIEKGFDIAQYTIKDGQILVKDKEIVKVKESQNIWVNVKGWEQNEQKVIDNIMPFFTQYYSVKWENYPVHDHYVSNPIRVDVEGK; encoded by the coding sequence ATAATGGAATATATTCTTAAAAATGGTATTGTCTACGACCCAGCTAATGAAATTAACGGTGAGAAAAAAGACGTTATGTTCAAAGATGGTATTATTGTAGATGATGTATCTGCAGATGCTAAAGTCTTAGACGTTACCGATAAAATAGTCATGCCAGCAGGTATTGACCCTCACGCTCACGTTGCAGGTCCAAAACTTGTAGTCGGAAGATTATACAGGCCTGAAGATTCCAGAAGAGGTGTTACTCAAAAAACTAAAGTATTAAGATCTGAATCTGGATTCTCTATCCCAAGTTGTCCTGCAACTGGTTACAGATACTCAAGATTAGGTTACGGTACTGTTGTTGAAGCAGCTATGCCGCCTCTTGAAGCAAAACACACTCACGAAGAAATTGCAACTATTCCTCAATTAGACATTCCAGCTTTACCATTATTCGGTAACAACTGGTTTGTAATGGAATACGCAAAAGATAACAATATTGAAGACATTGCAGCATTTGTATCTGCATGGTTAAAAATCTCAAAAGGTTACGGAATTAAAATCGTAAACCCATGTGGAAGTGAAGCATGGGGTTGGGGTATGAACGTACATGGTATTAACGATAAAGCACCATACTTTGACGTAACTTCTAAAGAAGTTGTTATTGCTTTAGCAAAAGCTAACGAAATGTTAAACTTACCTCACTCTATCCACATTCACCCTAATGACTTAGGACACCCTGGAAACGTACCTACTACTCTCGAAACCATGGAAGCAGTAAAAGGTATCAAAAAAGGTTCAGGCGCTGCTGATGTCAGAGATCAAATTATGCACCTTTGTCACTTACAATTCCACTCTTACACTGGTAACAGTTGGAAAGATGCTGCATCTGGTGCTGAAGAAGTTGCTAAATACATTAACAAAAACGACCACGTTACTTGTGATGTAGGACAAGTTACTTTTGATGAAACTACTACCATGACTGCTGACGCTCCTATGGAATACGACTTATTCAAATTATCTGGTTTAAAATGGACCAACAAAGATATTGAATGTGAAACCGCAGCAGGTATTATTCCATGTATTTACTCAGCTAAAAACCCTGTTAACACTTTACAATGGGCTATTGGTCTTGAATTGTTCTTACACATTGATGACCCATGGAAAGTATGTTTAACCACTGACCACCCTAACGCAGGTCCATTCACTAGATATCCTAGAATTATCTCTTGGTTAATGAGTAACCAAAGAAGAATGGAAATGATTGAAAACAGAGAAGTTCACAAATGGGCAGAAAAAAGAACCACCCTTGCAACTCTCGACAGAGAATACGATTTCTACGATATTGCAACTATTACAAGATCTGCTCCTGCTAAAATCTACGGATTCCAAGACAGAGGTGCACTCACCCCTGGTTACAGAGCAGACATTGCTGTATATGACATAAATCCTAATGAAATTGACCCATCCAGACAAGCTGCTGAAATCGAAAAAGGTTTCGATATTGCTCAATACACTATTAAAGATGGTCAAATCTTAGTAAAAGACAAAGAAATTGTAAAAGTTAAAGAAAGTCAAAACATTTGGGTTAACGTAAAAGGTTGGGAACAAAACGAGCAAAAAGTTATCGACAACATTATGCCGTTCTTCACTCAATATTACTCAGTCAAATGGGAAAACTACCCAGTACACGATCACTACGTATCCAACCCAATTAGAGTAGACGTTGAAGGTAAATAG
- a CDS encoding formylmethanofuran dehydrogenase subunit B translates to MTYEPPVTDYDHIVENCTCAFCGCNCDDLDYLVKDNHVVAVRHACRLGASKIMEDMDQRLLVPMVRDENGELKEVDWDTALDTAAEYIANSIRPVFYGWSETSTECMKEGVALGEYIGAVLDNQATICHGPSLQAVQNAGYPIQTLGEVQNRADMIVYSGSNAMNSHPRHLARYAAFCRGYFRQRGRFDRTVVTMDPKFSDTAKCSDKWIGFEQNGDYGFYNAIRAVLRGKELYQDVISGIPKEDIYELAEEMKQAEFGVLFFGLGLTHTLSKQRNIDIAIKMVQDLNKYSKWGLTPMRGHFNVNGFNIFMAFECGFAFGVDYCRGYPRYMLGETNTIDLLVRKEPDCFMVIAADPGAHFPNGANQHLANIPVIQIDIHWGPSTELADVVLPGSFIAVECAGTSYRMDGVPIYMKKAIDKPETCRDDEWIVRELKERVMKLREEPNVAPKFVPNPNAL, encoded by the coding sequence ATGACTTATGAACCACCTGTAACTGATTACGATCACATTGTTGAAAATTGTACTTGTGCATTCTGTGGTTGTAACTGTGACGATTTAGATTACTTAGTAAAAGATAATCACGTTGTTGCTGTAAGACACGCATGCAGATTAGGAGCAAGTAAAATCATGGAAGATATGGACCAAAGATTACTTGTGCCTATGGTTAGGGATGAAAACGGAGAACTCAAAGAAGTTGACTGGGATACTGCTTTAGACACTGCTGCTGAATACATTGCAAACTCAATTAGGCCTGTATTCTACGGTTGGTCTGAAACTTCTACTGAATGTATGAAAGAAGGTGTAGCATTAGGTGAGTACATCGGTGCTGTATTAGATAACCAAGCTACTATCTGTCACGGTCCTTCTCTCCAAGCTGTACAAAACGCAGGTTACCCTATCCAAACTTTAGGGGAAGTTCAAAACAGAGCTGATATGATTGTTTACTCTGGAAGTAATGCTATGAACTCTCACCCTAGACACTTAGCTAGATACGCTGCTTTCTGTCGTGGATACTTCAGACAAAGAGGAAGATTCGACAGAACTGTTGTAACTATGGATCCTAAATTCTCAGATACTGCAAAATGTTCTGATAAATGGATTGGATTCGAACAAAACGGGGACTACGGTTTCTACAACGCTATTAGAGCTGTACTCAGAGGAAAAGAATTATACCAAGATGTAATTTCTGGAATTCCTAAAGAAGATATTTACGAATTAGCAGAAGAAATGAAACAAGCTGAATTTGGTGTTCTCTTCTTCGGTTTAGGTTTAACCCACACTTTATCAAAACAAAGAAACATTGATATTGCTATTAAAATGGTACAAGACTTAAACAAATACAGTAAATGGGGACTCACTCCTATGAGAGGTCACTTTAACGTAAACGGATTCAACATCTTCATGGCATTTGAATGTGGATTCGCTTTCGGTGTTGACTACTGTAGAGGATACCCAAGATATATGTTAGGTGAAACCAACACTATCGATTTATTAGTCAGAAAAGAACCTGACTGTTTCATGGTTATTGCAGCGGACCCTGGTGCTCACTTCCCTAATGGAGCAAACCAACACTTAGCTAACATTCCTGTTATCCAAATCGATATTCACTGGGGACCTTCCACCGAACTCGCTGACGTAGTATTACCAGGTTCATTCATTGCTGTTGAATGTGCTGGTACAAGTTACCGTATGGATGGAGTTCCTATATACATGAAAAAAGCAATCGACAAACCTGAAACTTGTCGTGACGACGAATGGATTGTCCGTGAATTGAAAGAAAGAGTAATGAAACTCAGAGAAGAGCCTAACGTAGCTCCAAAATTCGTACCAAATCCAAACGCATTATAA
- a CDS encoding formylmethanofuran dehydrogenase has translation MHYANTYLEKPVVPDVKITGEGTTDVLKCMLNTGSDIYQGACKKRGSTLKEEYKNVSGTCYMDPRDMAKLGVNNWDTVLVKTDFGEVVVNCAVSRDAPHEGTVFICKGPWANTIVSHDTYCCSDPTYKGIKCTVEKTDRKVLLMADLMRWVYKKYVDEEDDDVVENMESLGELPVYHGRKWEELIDHDL, from the coding sequence ATGCATTACGCTAATACTTATTTAGAAAAACCTGTAGTACCTGATGTAAAAATTACTGGTGAAGGAACTACTGATGTTCTTAAATGTATGTTAAACACTGGATCTGACATCTACCAAGGTGCTTGTAAAAAAAGAGGATCCACTTTAAAAGAAGAATATAAAAACGTATCTGGTACCTGTTACATGGACCCTAGGGACATGGCTAAATTAGGTGTAAACAACTGGGATACTGTTCTTGTAAAAACCGATTTCGGTGAAGTTGTTGTAAACTGTGCTGTATCAAGAGATGCACCTCACGAAGGTACTGTATTCATTTGTAAAGGTCCATGGGCTAACACTATTGTAAGCCACGATACCTACTGTTGTTCCGACCCTACTTACAAAGGTATTAAATGTACTGTAGAAAAAACTGATAGAAAAGTATTACTCATGGCTGACTTAATGAGATGGGTGTACAAAAAATACGTTGATGAAGAAGATGATGATGTTGTTGAAAACATGGAATCTTTAGGTGAATTACCTGTTTATCACGGACGTAAATGGGAGGAGTTGATTGATCATGACTTATGA
- a CDS encoding 4Fe-4S binding protein: MELKVNQDNCLGCGICVIACPVNAAISPENAGGNGAKTEEVVMMVENGFIKLFSPEKCELCGTCQMFCPVNAIWLE; the protein is encoded by the coding sequence ATGGAACTTAAAGTAAATCAAGATAATTGTTTAGGATGCGGTATTTGTGTTATCGCATGTCCTGTTAATGCAGCTATCAGTCCAGAAAATGCTGGTGGTAATGGTGCAAAGACCGAAGAAGTTGTTATGATGGTCGAAAACGGATTTATCAAACTCTTCAGTCCTGAAAAATGTGAATTGTGTGGAACATGTCAAATGTTTTGCCCAGTAAATGCTATATGGTTAGAATAA
- a CDS encoding 4Fe-4S binding protein produces MIRNLKEVKDNNFDITRSADEVRNLSFNDHVCLGCGICESTCPVEAITLNAVAIDARHRLSNDIYFSGHEKIAQNFHEDFDVQRVSIDESKCVLCGMCSGLCPVDALVLTIDGTPIKEIEAYPHYNAFSEIDDDECIYCKRCEIACPRDAIVIDRVLPDRADLVTGEIDVDEDECIYCGVCEELCPAEAIIVDHETGKESIVIDKDACVYCLVCKKSCPTNAIKAICRACNYGEYDLDPSKAAVKGNSIIDSDLCVYCGWCEGVCPTDAAKVKKPFEGSIEVDDEKCQACGACVDICQCNALAFPVSTGPGSRMAHVVAYSDYCVKCKACAKACPNDAITVKRTEVDHTPINSATWKEALDAIKD; encoded by the coding sequence ATGATTAGAAATTTAAAAGAGGTTAAAGACAATAACTTTGACATTACAAGGTCTGCTGATGAAGTAAGAAACTTGTCATTCAATGACCATGTTTGTTTAGGTTGTGGGATTTGTGAATCTACTTGTCCTGTAGAAGCAATTACATTAAATGCAGTTGCTATCGATGCTCGTCACAGACTTTCTAACGACATCTACTTCAGTGGACACGAAAAGATTGCTCAAAACTTCCATGAAGACTTTGATGTTCAAAGAGTAAGCATTGACGAAAGTAAATGTGTATTATGTGGTATGTGCAGTGGATTATGTCCTGTAGATGCATTAGTATTAACTATTGACGGCACACCAATTAAAGAAATTGAAGCATATCCTCATTACAACGCTTTCTCAGAAATTGATGATGATGAATGTATCTACTGTAAAAGATGTGAAATCGCATGTCCTCGTGATGCAATCGTTATTGACAGAGTTTTACCAGACCGTGCTGATTTAGTAACTGGTGAAATCGATGTTGATGAAGACGAATGTATTTACTGTGGTGTATGTGAAGAATTATGTCCTGCAGAAGCAATCATCGTTGATCACGAAACTGGTAAAGAATCCATTGTTATTGATAAAGATGCTTGTGTATATTGTCTCGTATGTAAAAAATCCTGCCCTACCAACGCTATTAAAGCAATTTGTAGAGCATGTAACTACGGAGAATATGATTTAGATCCTTCAAAAGCAGCTGTTAAAGGTAACTCCATTATCGACTCTGACCTTTGTGTCTACTGTGGATGGTGTGAAGGCGTATGTCCTACCGATGCTGCAAAAGTTAAAAAACCATTTGAAGGTAGTATTGAAGTTGATGATGAAAAATGTCAAGCTTGTGGTGCTTGTGTAGATATCTGTCAATGTAATGCTTTAGCATTCCCTGTATCTACTGGTCCTGGTTCCAGAATGGCACACGTTGTTGCTTACAGTGATTACTGTGTAAAATGTAAAGCATGTGCAAAAGCATGTCCTAACGATGCTATTACTGTAAAAAGAACTGAAGTTGACCACACTCCTATTAACTCCGCTACTTGGAAAGAAGCTTTAGACGCTATTAAAGATTAG
- a CDS encoding 4Fe-4S binding protein, which produces MVVQMPKHIASGLKYIAAVKLKMAGRSHQEIADELGVDRSTISHYLNGRNLSWNSIDVARTIIDLSPRDFLMMTEAIFHNPEQSRKIVNICRERNFEAKVEDSCIGCGLCVNACTMKAIKLVSLQAHADSMQCCGCQLCEDECPTNSIKILEI; this is translated from the coding sequence TTGGTGGTTCAAATGCCAAAACATATTGCGTCTGGTTTAAAATATATTGCAGCAGTCAAATTAAAAATGGCTGGTAGAAGTCATCAAGAAATTGCTGATGAGTTAGGCGTTGATAGATCTACTATTTCACACTACTTGAATGGTAGAAACTTGTCTTGGAACTCAATTGATGTTGCAAGGACAATCATCGACTTATCTCCCAGAGATTTTTTAATGATGACAGAGGCAATATTTCATAATCCAGAACAGAGTCGTAAAATTGTGAATATTTGCAGAGAAAGAAATTTTGAAGCAAAAGTAGAAGATTCTTGTATTGGTTGCGGCTTATGTGTAAATGCATGCACTATGAAGGCAATTAAATTAGTTTCATTGCAAGCGCATGCAGACTCCATGCAATGTTGTGGTTGTCAGCTTTGTGAAGATGAATGCCCAACTAATTCGATAAAAATTTTGGAGATTTAA
- the mobB gene encoding molybdopterin-guanine dinucleotide biosynthesis protein B, with protein MKIVSIVGRKNTGKTSLTVKVIEELTKRGYNVASIKHSHHTMEMDKENTDTWKHKQAGSNVVVGIGSTTFFNVRKEMDLNRLLFLIKHMDIVDFVVIEGFKRYNYSKIATSPDVVDEYTIKEVDSFTIDYDGLKELVDLIEERSHDIVDTLFANNCGFNNGETIASEIRKGNLTVDQLDKVHSYLSIDGKVVGLNRFVSDYLKQNVLGVINTLNLDEYNVESIANIELIIPGESSEKPIDAKCTILINDKNLDINHFTENIVANSIKGMINSIKTEDNVKTIDIAISNIENNKLENAEIELKTNDHNVEINKFTQGILKETIFAIINSLKTNEKITELKIKVEE; from the coding sequence ATGAAAATAGTATCTATAGTCGGAAGAAAAAATACTGGAAAAACTTCATTAACTGTAAAAGTTATTGAAGAACTTACAAAAAGAGGCTACAATGTAGCATCAATTAAGCATTCCCACCACACTATGGAAATGGATAAAGAGAATACCGATACCTGGAAACATAAACAGGCCGGATCCAATGTGGTTGTTGGTATTGGCTCAACAACTTTCTTCAATGTGAGAAAAGAAATGGATTTGAATAGATTACTATTTTTAATAAAACATATGGATATCGTTGATTTCGTTGTCATAGAAGGATTTAAAAGATACAACTACTCAAAAATTGCAACATCCCCCGATGTAGTTGATGAATACACAATAAAAGAAGTAGATTCATTTACCATTGATTATGATGGTTTAAAAGAATTGGTGGATCTTATTGAAGAAAGGTCACATGACATTGTAGATACATTATTTGCAAACAACTGTGGTTTTAACAATGGAGAAACTATCGCATCTGAAATTCGTAAAGGAAACCTAACCGTTGATCAGTTAGATAAAGTTCACAGTTACTTGTCAATTGATGGTAAAGTAGTTGGATTAAACAGATTTGTAAGCGATTATTTAAAACAAAATGTGCTTGGTGTGATTAATACCTTAAATCTTGATGAATATAATGTTGAAAGCATAGCAAATATTGAGTTAATAATCCCTGGTGAATCCTCTGAAAAACCAATTGATGCAAAATGCACAATTTTAATTAATGACAAGAATTTGGATATAAACCACTTTACAGAAAATATTGTTGCAAACTCAATAAAAGGAATGATCAATTCCATAAAAACCGAAGACAACGTCAAGACAATTGACATAGCAATTTCAAATATTGAAAATAATAAATTAGAAAATGCTGAAATTGAACTTAAAACAAATGACCATAATGTTGAAATTAATAAATTCACACAAGGAATCTTGAAAGAAACTATTTTTGCAATTATAAATTCCTTAAAAACCAATGAAAAAATTACAGAATTAAAAATCAAAGTGGAAGAATGA
- the moaA gene encoding GTP 3',8-cyclase MoaA — MLENVVKDKFERPILSLRITITNRCNENCIYCHHDGMVSSKEEMTPDELYTISKIAKKIGVKRMRLSGGDPLVRKDIVEIVEKIASLDFKDISLTTNGVLLEKYAQGLKDAGLDRVNVSLDTLNRDTYKYVTNMDYLNQAKAGILKAVEVGLYPVKINMVIMKDINEHEIKDMFEFCKEHGIILQLIELIESENCEDDEFTIEHHYPLESLENKLTDIADKVHERKFMQGRRKFYIDGGEIEIVRPVDNAKFCASCSRLRITPDGKIKPCLLRNDNLVEIISHIRNGESEEELVELFLNGINNREPFNKED; from the coding sequence ATGTTAGAAAATGTAGTTAAAGATAAATTTGAAAGACCTATCCTTTCACTAAGAATCACAATAACAAATAGATGCAATGAAAACTGCATTTACTGTCATCACGATGGAATGGTTTCATCAAAGGAAGAAATGACACCTGATGAATTATACACAATAAGTAAAATAGCTAAAAAAATTGGCGTTAAAAGAATGAGACTTTCAGGTGGAGATCCATTAGTTAGAAAAGACATTGTGGAAATTGTTGAAAAAATCGCAAGCCTTGATTTTAAAGATATTTCATTAACAACCAATGGAGTATTACTTGAAAAGTATGCTCAAGGTCTTAAAGATGCAGGACTAGATAGAGTCAATGTTAGTTTAGATACATTAAACAGAGACACATACAAATATGTAACAAACATGGATTATCTAAACCAGGCAAAGGCAGGAATCCTAAAAGCTGTTGAAGTTGGATTATATCCTGTTAAAATCAACATGGTAATAATGAAAGATATTAATGAACATGAAATAAAAGACATGTTCGAATTCTGTAAAGAACATGGAATTATCCTTCAGTTGATAGAATTAATAGAAAGTGAAAACTGTGAAGACGACGAATTCACAATTGAACACCACTATCCATTGGAATCTCTTGAAAATAAATTAACTGATATAGCTGATAAAGTACATGAACGTAAATTTATGCAAGGGCGTAGAAAATTTTACATTGATGGTGGAGAAATCGAGATAGTTAGACCAGTTGATAACGCTAAATTCTGCGCAAGTTGCTCCAGATTAAGGATAACCCCTGATGGAAAAATTAAACCTTGCTTACTTAGAAACGATAATCTTGTAGAAATAATTTCACATATAAGAAATGGCGAAAGTGAAGAAGAACTTGTAGAACTATTTTTAAATGGAATTAATAATCGTGAACCATTCAATAAAGAGGATTAA
- a CDS encoding Coenzyme F420 hydrogenase/dehydrogenase, beta subunit C-terminal domain: MSAKINDMYYAYSAIEDIKEKGEYGGVVTTIMKYLLEEGIVDGVVGVTEGHDMYDGVPILVTDPADVIKTAGSVHCGTLNIAKFVSKYLDGARYMKLAVACKPCDAMTIRELMKKGKIIEDNVIMIGVNCGGTFSPVPTMNMIRDVYELDPKDVVKEEISKGKLIMETADGEKGIAIGELEAQGLGRRENCQRCNLKIPSNADMALGNWGVIGPLAGKATFVEVFTEKGADALGKVIDAGLIATEEPLEKGIKIRENINNFMLKESQEKKEVDYAGTTGDIIDVFHMYEDEFSKCMKCYGCREACPLCFCEDCCLETEGPEWVPGGYTPAAPFFHLTRLVHMVDACTNCGQCSEVCPCEIPVAKVWSTVNNKVREIYGYIPGMGTDEPLPFTDHVSKAKWI; this comes from the coding sequence ATGAGCGCAAAAATTAACGATATGTACTACGCATACTCTGCTATCGAAGATATCAAAGAAAAAGGAGAGTACGGTGGAGTAGTAACCACTATCATGAAATACTTATTAGAAGAAGGCATCGTTGACGGTGTTGTCGGTGTAACCGAAGGTCACGATATGTATGATGGTGTACCTATTCTCGTAACCGATCCTGCAGATGTAATTAAAACCGCTGGTTCCGTACACTGTGGTACTTTAAACATTGCTAAATTTGTATCCAAATACTTAGATGGTGCAAGATATATGAAACTCGCAGTTGCATGTAAACCTTGTGATGCAATGACCATCAGAGAATTAATGAAAAAAGGAAAAATCATCGAAGACAACGTTATTATGATTGGTGTAAACTGTGGAGGTACTTTCTCCCCTGTACCAACTATGAACATGATTAGAGATGTATACGAATTAGATCCTAAAGATGTTGTTAAAGAAGAAATTTCCAAAGGAAAACTCATTATGGAAACCGCTGACGGTGAAAAAGGAATCGCTATCGGTGAATTAGAAGCACAAGGATTAGGTAGAAGAGAAAACTGTCAAAGATGTAATCTTAAAATCCCTTCCAACGCTGATATGGCTTTAGGTAACTGGGGAGTAATTGGACCTTTAGCAGGTAAAGCAACTTTCGTTGAAGTATTCACCGAAAAAGGTGCTGACGCTTTAGGAAAAGTTATCGATGCTGGTTTAATCGCTACCGAAGAACCTCTCGAAAAGGGAATCAAAATCAGAGAAAACATTAACAACTTCATGCTCAAAGAGTCCCAAGAGAAAAAAGAAGTTGACTACGCAGGTACTACTGGAGATATTATTGATGTATTCCACATGTATGAAGATGAATTCTCCAAATGTATGAAATGTTACGGTTGCCGCGAAGCATGTCCATTATGTTTCTGTGAAGACTGCTGTCTCGAAACTGAAGGTCCTGAATGGGTACCTGGTGGATACACTCCTGCAGCTCCTTTCTTCCACTTAACTCGTTTAGTACACATGGTCGACGCATGTACCAACTGTGGACAATGTTCCGAAGTATGTCCATGTGAAATCCCTGTAGCTAAAGTATGGAGTACTGTAAACAACAAAGTAAGAGAAATCTACGGATACATCCCAGGTATGGGCACTGACGAACCTCTCCCATTCACTGACCACGTATCCAAAGCTAAATGGATTTAA